Proteins encoded together in one Desulfosporosinus meridiei DSM 13257 window:
- a CDS encoding helix-turn-helix domain-containing protein, which produces MDYDQLDFETLWELLKQNDEQALVQVLIRFDSLIKSKSRVNGRINEDIAQDIREAFVKALKKKIRE; this is translated from the coding sequence ATGGACTATGATCAATTAGACTTTGAGACTTTATGGGAACTTTTAAAGCAAAATGACGAACAAGCATTAGTACAAGTTTTAATCCGCTTTGACTCTTTAATTAAATCTAAATCCAGAGTTAATGGACGGATTAATGAAGATATTGCCCAAGATATCCGTGAGGCCTTTGTCAAAGCTCTCAAAAAGAAAATTAGAGAATAA
- a CDS encoding DUF3999 family protein, producing the protein MNRKNNLYLCLFVFILILTFPVLTFADSSEFQYQAPLLSSGTSQNSYSLVEISDEVLGQTRAGCPDLRLYRENEEVPFAFISNVIPVENSISAEMYNQGINSSGDQIFEVQGPEGKWLTGFILQTLETNFVRKVKVEGSSDQKNWRVIQSDRTVFDLSQENKSRNTEVAFPKTNLPSVRITILNEGKPPLKWQGIQLTLLEEQATVTELKDRPVTQQTSALNGVQEVILELKYPNLPVSELEIQADDRNYSRRVEVFESVAGKDWNLLAQGEIFDYRLDQSTVSNHLVKLSGSSKYYRVKIYNQDNQPLNLQEIKLRGRNPCVIFPQTPNAAFTLYWGNSRLPSPQYDLIKLLPNLDLTKLNQYTIPEGNLNSHYKERDTRPWTERNTWLLNSSLFLVVLLLLGLILKSMNKFNQNS; encoded by the coding sequence ATGAACCGAAAGAATAACCTTTATCTGTGTCTTTTCGTCTTTATCCTGATTTTGACCTTTCCTGTTTTAACATTTGCTGATTCCAGCGAGTTTCAATACCAAGCTCCTCTTCTATCCTCAGGGACAAGTCAAAACTCCTATAGCTTGGTTGAGATAAGTGACGAAGTTCTTGGCCAAACCCGGGCAGGTTGCCCGGACCTACGTCTTTATCGTGAGAATGAAGAGGTTCCCTTTGCTTTTATTTCTAATGTCATCCCTGTTGAAAATTCAATCTCAGCTGAGATGTATAACCAAGGAATAAATTCCTCTGGTGATCAAATTTTTGAGGTCCAAGGCCCTGAAGGGAAATGGTTGACTGGGTTCATCCTACAAACTTTAGAAACGAATTTTGTTCGTAAAGTGAAGGTGGAAGGAAGTTCCGACCAAAAAAATTGGCGCGTTATCCAATCAGATCGCACAGTATTCGATCTGTCCCAAGAGAATAAATCACGAAATACCGAAGTAGCTTTCCCCAAAACAAATTTACCCTCAGTTAGAATCACGATCCTAAATGAGGGTAAACCTCCGCTCAAGTGGCAGGGAATTCAATTAACACTCCTTGAGGAGCAAGCAACTGTCACCGAGTTAAAAGATCGGCCTGTGACCCAACAAACATCGGCTCTAAATGGGGTGCAGGAAGTCATTTTAGAACTCAAGTACCCTAACCTACCGGTGTCAGAACTTGAAATTCAAGCTGATGACCGTAATTATTCCCGAAGGGTTGAAGTCTTTGAAAGTGTTGCGGGAAAAGATTGGAATCTATTAGCACAAGGTGAAATATTTGATTATCGACTAGATCAATCGACGGTGTCTAATCATCTCGTGAAGCTTAGTGGTAGTTCGAAGTATTACCGAGTCAAAATTTATAATCAAGATAACCAGCCCTTAAACCTTCAGGAAATTAAACTAAGAGGCCGCAACCCCTGCGTCATCTTCCCTCAAACCCCAAATGCTGCTTTTACGCTGTACTGGGGGAACTCAAGGCTCCCTTCTCCTCAATATGACCTCATTAAACTTCTTCCAAATCTTGATTTAACGAAATTAAATCAGTATACAATACCGGAGGGAAATTTAAATTCACATTACAAGGAACGGGACACGAGGCCTTGGACTGAACGAAATACATGGCTTTTAAATAGTTCTCTATTTCTTGTTGTACTTCTCCTCTTAGGCCTAATTCTGAAAAGCATGAATAAATTCAATCAGAATTCTTAA
- a CDS encoding GntR family transcriptional regulator translates to MFQLDYMDHRPLYEQIKEKIKTVIISGAMKPDEKVPSVRELAQSLTINPNTIHKAYKELELEGYIYSVRAKGSFVTPIYNKINQARKDNLLLELDKLVSELAYMNIPKEQLIARIEELYGRGRQKNND, encoded by the coding sequence ATGTTTCAATTGGACTATATGGATCATCGCCCCTTGTACGAACAGATTAAGGAGAAGATAAAAACCGTCATCATCAGCGGAGCAATGAAACCTGACGAGAAAGTTCCTTCTGTTCGTGAATTGGCTCAGTCCCTCACCATTAACCCCAATACCATTCATAAGGCCTACAAAGAACTTGAGCTGGAAGGATACATATACTCCGTCCGAGCCAAAGGAAGTTTTGTGACCCCCATCTACAATAAAATCAATCAGGCAAGAAAGGATAACTTGCTGCTGGAGCTGGACAAACTGGTTTCTGAGCTGGCCTACATGAATATTCCTAAGGAGCAGCTTATTGCCAGAATTGAGGAACTATATGGAAGAGGGAGGCAGAAGAACAATGATTGA
- a CDS encoding ArsR/SmtB family transcription factor: MDYLDVKVKFIKGFADRTRLQILEAIIDQEKTVQQIVDQIKGNQSNVSQHLACLKGCGIVTSRQDGKFMFYSLRDEQVRSLLNIFDAVLGDVKESVAACDKNEKCLCGKSELKCLTKRKKL, from the coding sequence ATGGATTATCTAGATGTCAAAGTTAAATTCATAAAAGGATTTGCGGATAGAACCCGTCTACAAATCCTTGAAGCTATTATAGATCAAGAAAAAACCGTGCAACAAATCGTTGATCAAATCAAGGGCAACCAATCTAATGTTTCCCAACACTTGGCCTGTTTAAAAGGATGTGGAATTGTTACATCCCGTCAAGATGGAAAGTTCATGTTTTATTCCCTGCGTGATGAACAGGTTAGAAGTCTTCTTAATATTTTTGATGCGGTTTTAGGTGATGTTAAAGAAAGCGTTGCCGCCTGTGACAAAAACGAAAAATGCCTTTGTGGAAAGAGTGAACTAAAATGCCTAACCAAGCGAAAAAAACTTTAG
- a CDS encoding ABC transporter ATP-binding protein produces MIEAQKLTKSFGNYKVLEDLNLKVNKASVYGLLGPNGAGKTTLIKHLTGLYRQDQGIVTIDNQPIYENSQVKGQMIYIPDDLYFFSQASIEETAKFYAKIYPDWNWNRYEQLKQVFPIDSKRRVIKLSKGMQKQAAFWLGISSMPKVMILDEPVDGLDPVMRKKVWSLILQDVAERQVTVLVSSHNLRELEDVCDHIGILHKGKIVVERELDDMKSDVHKFQLGFAGDIPEGFLAGPEVLHRTQTGSILLLIARGDKNELLQRMKSANPVILDVLPLTLEEIFIYELGGMGYDIQNILI; encoded by the coding sequence ATGATTGAGGCCCAAAAACTAACGAAATCCTTTGGCAACTATAAAGTTCTCGAGGATCTGAATTTAAAGGTCAATAAAGCATCCGTTTATGGCCTGCTGGGGCCAAATGGGGCCGGAAAGACCACTCTGATTAAGCATTTAACCGGATTATACCGCCAGGATCAAGGCATAGTGACTATTGATAATCAACCGATCTACGAAAATTCTCAGGTAAAAGGTCAAATGATTTACATTCCCGACGATTTGTACTTCTTTTCTCAAGCGAGCATTGAGGAAACTGCAAAGTTTTACGCAAAAATATATCCCGACTGGAATTGGAACCGGTATGAGCAATTAAAGCAGGTATTTCCCATCGACAGCAAGAGAAGAGTGATCAAACTCTCCAAAGGAATGCAGAAACAGGCAGCCTTCTGGTTAGGGATTTCCTCCATGCCTAAGGTCATGATCCTAGACGAACCCGTCGATGGCCTGGATCCTGTCATGCGCAAAAAAGTCTGGAGCCTTATCCTCCAGGATGTAGCGGAAAGGCAGGTAACTGTCTTGGTATCATCTCATAATCTGAGAGAACTGGAAGATGTCTGCGATCATATCGGCATTCTGCACAAGGGCAAAATCGTTGTGGAGAGGGAACTGGACGATATGAAATCCGATGTCCACAAGTTTCAGCTGGGCTTTGCCGGTGACATACCGGAAGGGTTTCTGGCTGGTCCGGAGGTTCTGCACAGAACCCAGACAGGAAGCATACTCCTGCTGATTGCCAGAGGGGATAAGAATGAATTGCTGCAAAGGATGAAATCAGCCAATCCTGTTATTTTGGATGTCCTGCCTCTGACACTTGAAGAGATATTTATCTATGAATTAGGGGGGATGGGTTATGACATTCAAAATATCCTTATTTAA
- a CDS encoding glucosaminidase domain-containing protein, which produces MSVSSFLAQNIQGYNVTDLAKWVSYQSWISENFGQLTPALILIQWGLESGWGGEDISLYYNPANQASGCGVGAVCDHQPNGLAAFCTIKDGVKAYSALIIKGYPHVMWAFSDNGNGTNGLKAAAGALGQGYYSGYNGGTITFCGGSYTLTSSSGARIWATSKYGSPAGADIISTFNANSNLQALNTIVKTNPLPKF; this is translated from the coding sequence ATGAGCGTATCAAGTTTTCTTGCGCAAAACATTCAGGGGTACAACGTTACTGACTTGGCAAAGTGGGTCTCGTATCAAAGTTGGATTAGCGAAAATTTTGGTCAACTTACACCAGCGCTAATATTGATACAATGGGGATTGGAAAGTGGGTGGGGTGGTGAAGACATTAGTTTATACTACAACCCAGCAAACCAAGCTTCAGGGTGTGGTGTGGGTGCTGTTTGTGATCATCAACCAAATGGGCTTGCTGCCTTCTGCACCATTAAAGATGGAGTAAAGGCATATTCAGCGTTGATCATTAAAGGTTATCCTCACGTTATGTGGGCCTTTAGTGATAATGGTAATGGTACCAATGGACTGAAAGCGGCTGCTGGGGCTTTAGGTCAAGGTTACTACTCCGGTTACAACGGAGGAACAATAACCTTTTGCGGTGGATCTTACACCTTAACCTCTTCAAGCGGTGCTCGTATTTGGGCAACGAGTAAGTATGGTAGTCCAGCGGGTGCTGATATTATTAGTACGTTCAACGCCAATTCAAATTTACAAGCTTTGAATACTATAGTTAAAACTAATCCTTTACCAAAATTTTAA
- a CDS encoding sigma factor-like helix-turn-helix DNA-binding protein: MIAQYIQWCVTVIQNAAIRARQRNRRFNRDILIGTSPETSSLYKTDSVYNDIELILLLKSLPKIESQVLYCTLMLNLTQKEISEYFNISQQQVSRIKGKALNLLREEAV, encoded by the coding sequence ATGATTGCTCAATATATTCAATGGTGTGTAACTGTAATCCAGAATGCGGCTATTAGAGCAAGGCAAAGAAATAGGAGATTTAACCGTGATATTTTAATTGGAACATCACCAGAAACCTCATCTCTATATAAGACCGATTCCGTTTATAATGATATTGAATTAATTTTATTGCTAAAATCCTTACCCAAAATTGAATCTCAAGTTTTGTATTGTACCCTTATGCTGAATTTAACTCAAAAGGAAATATCGGAATACTTCAATATTAGCCAACAACAGGTAAGTCGAATTAAAGGGAAAGCCTTAAATTTGCTTCGAGAAGAGGCAGTTTAA
- a CDS encoding heavy metal translocating P-type ATPase produces the protein MPNQAKKTLEANNFSCCGQDPKNIFPMLVEMATHQTSNCSCCEPTEESNDQNNLPFIMIKSPSSPGCDDNSCGAEDRELDIKEGISGHIFEFRVEGMDCPVCAQTLEKILIKIPGVNHAKVNYSSSKMQVVADDESLLESIQKHAQKLGFTTTPFTQTKKKGQTFNIAGMDCGVCAETLEKYLKTLPAVREASVNFSTGKLKIVHDMTIEEVMNAVSKSGYKASLVSSSKERNLNTPVTAAKKFNVSSNSISGILLALGYFGTLAQVPELISTLFYAAAVAIGGYKPAKSAYYAVRSKSLDMNVLMTTAAIGAAIIGQWLEAATVVWLFSLGIYLQTRTLDKTRNSIRSLMSLTPPEAWLKIGQDLIRTSVDDISVGDTIVIKPGEKIPLDGEIVSGISSINQAAITGESVPSDKSEGDTVYAGTINENGSLEVKVTKLIEDTTIAKIIHLVEEAQGKKGETQAIVDRFAKIYTPIVFLLAILTILVPPLLGLGTWSAWFYKGLELLVIACPCALVISTPVAIVSAIGNAAKNGVLIKGGTFLEVAGTIRAIAFDKTGTLTAGKPKVVKILPIKGSELEIISVARTIEEHSQHPIALAILDYARANNISSQNADSFKAIVGKGAQASIEGTEYFAGKPELFRELGLSLDREVRNSIETSQNEGNSIVMVGTKAKLLGIILVADFVRDVTVTALKKLKEVGIVQAVMLTGDNEGTARKVASETGVDQYFSELLPEDKLNTVKQLQQEYKVVAMVGDGINDAPALATANLGIAMGGAGTDTAMETADIVLMADNLEKLPHTIKLSRQALSIIKQNIWFAILVKLVALVLIFPGWLTLWMAVMSDTGAALLVIFNSMRLMRMKDC, from the coding sequence ATGCCTAACCAAGCGAAAAAAACTTTAGAAGCTAACAATTTTTCTTGTTGCGGACAAGATCCTAAGAATATTTTTCCCATGCTAGTAGAAATGGCTACCCACCAGACTTCAAACTGCAGCTGCTGTGAACCAACTGAAGAATCTAATGACCAGAATAACCTTCCCTTTATCATGATTAAATCACCTAGCAGTCCTGGTTGTGATGATAATTCATGCGGTGCTGAGGACAGAGAACTTGATATTAAAGAGGGAATTTCCGGGCACATCTTTGAGTTTCGGGTGGAAGGTATGGACTGTCCGGTTTGTGCTCAAACTCTTGAGAAAATTTTAATTAAGATACCCGGTGTAAATCATGCCAAAGTCAACTATAGCTCTTCAAAAATGCAAGTTGTGGCGGATGATGAGTCACTCCTAGAAAGTATTCAAAAACACGCCCAAAAACTCGGATTCACGACCACACCCTTTACCCAAACTAAGAAAAAGGGTCAAACTTTCAATATCGCAGGAATGGATTGTGGAGTCTGTGCTGAAACCCTGGAAAAATATCTGAAAACCTTACCGGCGGTAAGAGAAGCAAGTGTAAATTTTTCAACAGGTAAGTTGAAAATTGTCCACGATATGACCATAGAAGAAGTTATGAATGCTGTGTCTAAATCAGGCTATAAGGCTAGTTTGGTATCCAGTAGTAAAGAAAGAAATCTGAATACTCCTGTTACTGCTGCTAAGAAATTCAATGTATCTTCAAACTCAATCTCTGGTATTCTCTTAGCTTTAGGATATTTCGGCACATTGGCCCAGGTTCCAGAGTTAATTTCCACACTGTTCTATGCAGCGGCAGTCGCAATCGGTGGCTATAAACCGGCCAAAAGTGCCTATTACGCAGTTAGAAGCAAATCATTAGACATGAACGTACTCATGACGACTGCGGCTATTGGGGCAGCAATCATCGGTCAATGGCTGGAAGCAGCCACGGTGGTTTGGCTCTTTTCTCTGGGTATTTATCTGCAAACCAGGACACTGGACAAAACAAGAAATTCCATTCGTAGTTTAATGAGCTTGACACCGCCTGAAGCTTGGTTAAAAATAGGCCAAGATTTGATCCGTACTTCAGTAGACGATATCTCCGTCGGCGATACCATAGTAATTAAGCCTGGCGAAAAAATTCCCCTGGATGGAGAAATTGTCTCTGGAATCTCAAGCATTAATCAGGCTGCTATTACGGGCGAGTCTGTTCCCAGCGATAAAAGTGAAGGTGACACTGTGTATGCCGGAACAATCAACGAGAACGGTTCCCTGGAAGTAAAGGTTACTAAGCTAATTGAAGATACGACCATTGCCAAAATTATTCATTTGGTTGAAGAAGCACAAGGGAAAAAGGGAGAAACACAAGCCATAGTTGACCGTTTTGCCAAGATATACACGCCCATTGTCTTTCTTCTAGCAATACTTACAATTCTGGTTCCACCTTTGTTAGGTCTGGGAACTTGGAGTGCCTGGTTTTATAAAGGCTTAGAGTTACTGGTTATCGCTTGCCCCTGTGCCTTAGTGATCTCAACACCTGTGGCAATTGTATCAGCTATTGGTAATGCCGCCAAAAATGGAGTTTTGATTAAAGGAGGAACTTTTTTAGAAGTTGCCGGCACGATCCGGGCCATTGCTTTTGATAAGACAGGAACTCTCACCGCCGGCAAACCAAAAGTTGTTAAAATCTTACCAATTAAGGGGTCAGAGCTCGAGATTATCAGTGTTGCCAGAACCATTGAGGAACACTCTCAACACCCGATTGCCTTAGCTATTCTAGACTACGCCAGAGCTAACAATATTTCCAGCCAGAATGCAGACTCCTTCAAGGCGATTGTTGGTAAAGGCGCACAGGCATCCATCGAGGGAACAGAATATTTTGCGGGTAAACCGGAACTGTTTCGTGAATTAGGGTTGTCCCTTGACCGCGAAGTTCGTAATAGCATTGAGACTTCCCAAAATGAAGGAAACAGCATCGTCATGGTGGGAACTAAAGCTAAACTTTTAGGGATTATTCTAGTAGCTGATTTTGTCCGTGATGTAACAGTTACAGCTCTGAAAAAACTCAAAGAGGTTGGCATTGTACAGGCTGTTATGCTAACGGGAGATAATGAAGGAACCGCACGAAAAGTTGCCTCAGAAACAGGGGTTGACCAATATTTCTCCGAGTTGCTGCCTGAAGATAAGTTGAACACAGTGAAACAGCTCCAGCAAGAGTATAAAGTCGTAGCAATGGTTGGTGATGGCATTAACGACGCCCCTGCCTTAGCTACCGCAAATTTAGGAATTGCCATGGGAGGAGCAGGAACAGATACAGCCATGGAAACTGCCGATATTGTTCTCATGGCAGATAATCTGGAAAAGCTTCCTCACACCATCAAGCTAAGTCGACAAGCTCTAAGCATCATTAAACAAAATATTTGGTTCGCTATCCTTGTAAAGCTTGTCGCCTTAGTGCTTATCTTCCCAGGTTGGCTTACCTTATGGATGGCTGTAATGAGTGATACAGGAGCAGCTTTGCTTGTTATATTCAACAGCATGCGCTTAATGCGTATGAAAGACTGCTAG
- a CDS encoding membrane protein yields MEKFPCELIHELPEADTGKKWPGRLKVTGLIGLILIIFASLGITVVSNKLGSEVKKDILSAQDIKLTAEGSGLTLTSNSTVNPSDYMMGEAEPDVYKIKNFDGMLFIYNFSSIGDRNTTYDQWQEANRKNSSDSNINMFSSKWNYNLAYAAKNTITVVCLNLFVSEEYVKKVSPRLKSLGKWIFYNLNGGQQIVYQGEGENWKGKLRINYYNHFWTDTKGIIHQDGWKHRKPVLEFKGDNGTIQGDFGYKFECLGSSFSETGSDGFDARRFSERDTASSYGSEILGFGAITGSNSMPSRDEVYKVTVQWNNTQETFELKACE; encoded by the coding sequence ATGGAGAAATTTCCATGTGAATTGATTCATGAATTACCTGAGGCTGATACCGGCAAGAAGTGGCCGGGAAGACTTAAAGTAACAGGTCTCATCGGGCTCATTCTAATTATTTTTGCCAGCCTAGGAATTACTGTTGTAAGCAATAAACTTGGAAGTGAAGTGAAAAAAGATATTTTATCTGCGCAGGATATTAAGCTTACTGCGGAAGGATCGGGTTTGACCTTAACCTCCAATTCCACGGTTAACCCTTCCGACTATATGATGGGTGAGGCTGAGCCTGATGTTTATAAAATCAAAAATTTTGACGGAATGCTATTTATCTATAATTTCTCTTCTATCGGAGACAGGAATACAACCTATGATCAGTGGCAGGAAGCCAACAGGAAAAACAGCAGCGATTCAAATATTAATATGTTTTCGTCAAAGTGGAACTATAATTTAGCTTATGCCGCAAAAAATACCATCACTGTTGTTTGTTTAAACCTGTTTGTCAGCGAAGAGTATGTAAAGAAAGTTTCACCGAGACTAAAGAGCTTGGGCAAATGGATTTTTTATAACTTAAATGGAGGTCAACAAATCGTATACCAAGGAGAAGGAGAAAACTGGAAAGGGAAACTCAGAATCAACTACTACAATCACTTTTGGACCGACACTAAAGGAATTATCCACCAAGATGGCTGGAAACACCGAAAACCCGTACTGGAGTTTAAAGGGGATAACGGTACCATTCAGGGTGATTTTGGTTATAAATTTGAGTGTTTGGGCAGTAGCTTTAGCGAAACTGGTTCTGATGGGTTTGATGCAAGGAGATTTAGCGAAAGGGATACGGCCTCAAGTTATGGCAGTGAAATACTAGGTTTTGGAGCCATTACTGGGAGCAACTCAATGCCTTCCAGAGATGAAGTTTATAAGGTTACAGTCCAATGGAATAACACGCAGGAGACTTTTGAGTTAAAAGCTTGTGAGTAA
- a CDS encoding sensor histidine kinase encodes MDLKPKSLFKLIEEDKLVRIIETFTKATDITIDINDALGFPVVQHDYFYGFCRSIRSQEVGLKRCINSNAELGFNTLKLGNSSIGKCHAGVILMAVPIIVDGQFYGSITCGQMLLEKPGAKDIEDMLAATADLGLDPQDLSKTFQEIQVINMEKCQAAGGLIQFVVSYIVELIYRANRQEALSKEKLKAAEDARIIVELEHTLHRAELKNLQAQIKPHFLFNTLNTIISLVTLGDNTKGLNTLFALSNLLRHNLDHPEELVPLREELHYVESYLLIQKNRFGDRLEVAIQVPEDLHDLPIPFLSLQPLVENACIHGLEPKEGLGHLRIVAKKVNNDVEISVIDDGVGMSQHYFTLDLSQENSLQAGIGLRNVHKRLQLQFGPGYGVRLLPEQGLTTVHILIPLQEG; translated from the coding sequence ATGGATCTTAAACCAAAGAGTTTATTCAAGCTGATTGAAGAAGACAAGCTGGTCCGAATCATTGAAACCTTCACCAAGGCTACAGACATCACCATCGATATCAATGATGCCCTGGGGTTTCCCGTGGTTCAGCATGATTATTTCTATGGATTTTGCCGGAGTATTCGTTCCCAAGAAGTTGGCCTCAAGCGTTGTATTAATTCCAATGCCGAATTAGGTTTTAATACCCTAAAGCTAGGTAACTCCAGCATAGGCAAATGCCATGCCGGCGTGATCTTAATGGCGGTACCTATCATCGTTGATGGTCAGTTCTACGGTTCCATAACCTGCGGTCAGATGCTCCTGGAAAAGCCCGGAGCAAAAGATATTGAGGATATGCTTGCCGCAACTGCCGACTTAGGACTGGATCCCCAAGATCTCAGTAAAACCTTTCAAGAAATCCAGGTTATCAATATGGAAAAATGCCAGGCAGCCGGCGGCCTGATCCAATTTGTCGTAAGTTATATTGTTGAGCTGATCTATCGCGCCAATCGTCAAGAAGCCTTAAGCAAAGAAAAGCTTAAAGCAGCTGAGGATGCTCGGATTATTGTCGAGTTGGAGCATACCTTACATAGAGCAGAGCTGAAAAACCTCCAAGCTCAAATCAAACCCCACTTCTTATTCAACACCCTTAATACTATTATCAGTTTAGTCACCCTTGGTGATAATACCAAAGGGTTAAATACCCTTTTTGCCCTTTCTAATTTACTGAGGCATAATCTTGATCACCCGGAGGAACTGGTTCCTTTGCGAGAGGAACTGCATTATGTAGAAAGTTATCTGCTGATTCAAAAAAATCGCTTTGGAGATCGTTTGGAGGTAGCCATTCAAGTACCGGAAGACCTCCATGATTTACCGATTCCCTTCTTAAGCCTGCAGCCTCTGGTTGAAAATGCCTGTATCCATGGCTTAGAACCTAAAGAAGGTCTGGGTCACCTCCGAATTGTGGCTAAAAAGGTGAATAACGATGTAGAGATTTCTGTAATAGACGATGGGGTTGGGATGTCCCAGCATTACTTCACTCTCGATTTGAGTCAGGAAAATTCCCTTCAGGCCGGGATAGGTCTGCGCAATGTCCATAAACGCTTGCAGTTACAATTTGGCCCTGGGTATGGGGTCAGGTTGCTGCCTGAACAAGGTTTAACCACAGTTCACATCCTTATTCCCCTACAGGAAGGGTGA
- a CDS encoding DUF2339 domain-containing protein — translation MFERTYRDLRKTSQALIERIEALEGRSSISLEVPSAPKTQFMKKSLPKKESRLSEEKLAGTWFNRLGIFAIMLAVVFFLKWSFDNHIIGELGRIVIGIFIGIGFLGAGELFQHKKFLRYGQGFTGGGIAILYFSIFSAFAFYELISQSVAFLLMILITTVASLLAIRNDSVAVGILGLVGGFATPFLLNNSSSNQIALLSYVSILNLGVIGVAFYKKWSLFNYLSFFFTYLTYALSHFALRDPAAIWPFIFLSFYFLTYLGVTLGRNVRLSEKANGADLILILANAGVYFLFSLNFINRYFSDIKGYWPVVLGIVYLLLGHWIYRYHEKDKTLALTFLGIAAGFITLALPLQITSSWLSVAWTIEAAILILLSFKMDEIRVRYAGYLVLCLALLRLSKEPFYDAHSVLTPWNFLNNTTLAYLFVLGIIGVLLAFFYRLTKTPEDNSHFFGLTILFNLLIVYFFTREITAYYDYQTFSHHAQENYSYFAYQSASNTAISLFWGIHATTLVILGFWRRIKEIRWFGLGYLSVVILKVFFVDLSSLSTPYRILSFVVLGVILLGVSWLYQRYKYQILGEVSHEPKE, via the coding sequence GTGTTTGAACGAACGTATCGAGACCTTAGAAAAACAAGTCAAGCTTTAATTGAGCGGATCGAAGCTCTTGAAGGACGAAGCTCTATATCCCTTGAGGTTCCTTCAGCCCCTAAAACTCAATTCATGAAAAAATCCTTACCCAAGAAGGAAAGCCGCTTAAGTGAAGAAAAACTAGCAGGTACATGGTTTAATAGATTGGGAATTTTTGCAATTATGCTAGCAGTTGTATTCTTCTTGAAGTGGTCCTTTGACAACCACATAATTGGTGAACTCGGGCGAATTGTAATCGGTATCTTCATCGGAATTGGTTTTCTGGGAGCCGGAGAACTCTTTCAACATAAAAAATTCCTGCGTTACGGCCAAGGTTTTACCGGAGGGGGGATCGCAATCTTATATTTCTCCATCTTCTCGGCCTTTGCTTTCTATGAGCTTATCTCTCAGTCGGTTGCTTTTCTGCTGATGATTTTGATAACCACCGTTGCCTCCCTTTTAGCAATTCGCAATGATTCCGTTGCAGTTGGTATCCTCGGTCTTGTTGGAGGGTTTGCTACACCTTTTCTTTTAAATAACAGTTCCTCCAATCAAATCGCGCTGCTAAGCTATGTCAGTATCCTAAATCTTGGGGTTATTGGCGTTGCCTTTTATAAGAAGTGGTCGCTGTTTAATTATCTAAGTTTCTTTTTTACCTATTTAACGTATGCCTTAAGCCATTTCGCCTTAAGGGATCCAGCCGCGATTTGGCCTTTTATATTTTTAAGTTTCTATTTTCTCACTTATCTGGGGGTAACTCTGGGGAGAAATGTTCGCCTCAGTGAAAAGGCCAACGGGGCTGATTTAATCCTGATTCTGGCTAATGCCGGAGTCTACTTTCTCTTCTCCCTTAATTTTATAAACCGTTATTTTAGTGACATTAAAGGGTATTGGCCAGTGGTTCTCGGAATTGTTTATCTCCTTTTGGGTCATTGGATTTATAGGTATCATGAAAAAGATAAAACCCTCGCCTTAACTTTTTTAGGGATTGCCGCCGGTTTTATTACCTTAGCTTTGCCTCTTCAAATCACATCCTCATGGCTTTCGGTTGCCTGGACGATTGAAGCAGCAATTCTCATCCTGCTTAGTTTTAAAATGGATGAAATAAGAGTTCGTTATGCAGGATATTTGGTTCTGTGCTTAGCTCTTCTTCGGTTGAGTAAGGAGCCTTTTTACGATGCTCATAGCGTATTGACCCCTTGGAATTTCTTGAATAATACGACACTCGCTTATCTTTTTGTTTTAGGGATTATTGGTGTCTTACTTGCTTTCTTTTATCGTCTTACAAAAACGCCGGAAGACAACTCTCATTTCTTTGGCTTGACTATTCTTTTTAATCTTCTAATTGTTTATTTCTTCACACGGGAAATTACAGCCTATTATGACTATCAAACCTTCTCTCATCATGCCCAAGAGAATTACAGTTATTTCGCCTATCAGAGCGCCAGCAACACAGCAATCTCCCTTTTCTGGGGAATTCATGCCACAACTTTGGTCATCCTCGGATTCTGGCGCCGGATTAAGGAGATTCGCTGGTTTGGGCTCGGTTATTTAAGTGTCGTGATATTAAAAGTCTTTTTCGTTGATCTATCCAGTTTATCCACGCCGTATCGGATTCTTTCCTTTGTCGTCCTGGGAGTAATTCTGCTCGGCGTCTCCTGGCTTTATCAGCGCTATAAATATCAGATTTTAGGTGAGGTATCCCATGAACCGAAAGAATAA